CATAATATTGGTAGAACTtttccactgggcacacactggttgaatcaacgttgtttctatGTAATTGCTAagaaatgacgttgaaccaacgtggaataaacGTTGaattgtctgtgcccagtgggttgtaaaAGCTGCCTCCTCTGTCATTATAAACAATTTTAACAGTCCACAGCCCCAGACAGCTGCAGTCAACCAGTCTACTATGGCTTTGGCGTGGCCATCCTCCAACTACAGCACTTGGTGGTGAACTAAGCCACActtaaatgttttatattttatgtTGAATTTTGCACTTCTTTTACTGGTACTTTGCAACTTTTCACCTTTCGTTCAATTACTAACATGTTAGTAGTGCACTTATTTTTGACGTTTTTCCTAACAACATTTGAGGTGGTTTAATTTTCCTTACTTGAAGCACTTACTCGagcgacgggacagtagtggagagggtggaaagtttaatgttttaagttcctcggcatacacatcacggacaaactgaaatggtccacccacacagacagcgttgtgaagaaggcacaacagtgcctcttcaacctcaggaggctgaagaaatttggcttgtcaccaaaaacactcacaaacttttacagatgcacaatcgagagcatcctgtcgggctgtgtcaccgcctggtacggcagctgctccgcccataaccgtaaggctctccagagggtagtgaggtctgcacaacacatcaccgagtgcaaactacctgccctccaggacacctacaccacccgatgtcacaggaaggccaaaacgatcatcaaggacaacagccacccgagccactgcctgttcaccccgctaacatccagaaggcgaggttagtacaggtgcatcaaagcggggaccgagagactgaaaaacagcttctatctcaaggccatcagactgttaaacagccatcactaacattgagtggctgctgccaacatactgactcaactctatccactttaataatggaaacatTTATGTAATCagtttatcactagccactttatataatgcttacataccctacattactcatctcatatgtttatactgtacgctataccatctactgcatcttgccatcttgatgtaattaaatgtatcactagccactttaaacaatgccactttatataatgtttacataccctacattactcatctcatatgtatatactgtactctataccatctactgcatcttgcaatcttgatgtaatgtatcactagccactttaaacaatgccgcttaatgttttcataccctacattactcatctcatatgtatatactgtactctataccatctactgcatcttgcctatgccgttcggccatcactcattcatatatttttatgtacatattcgtattcattcctttacacttgtgagtatacggtagttgttgtgaaattgttaggttatattacttgttagatattactgcatggtcggaactagaagcacaagcatttcgctacactcgcattgacatctgctaaccatgtgtatgtgacaaatacatttgatttgatttgattttgattttgatttggtctgctaactagggttgcaaagctaccggtgATTTATcaaagttaccggaatcttctgtaattttggtaattaacaggcAATTTATGGTAATTTAgctaatttatacttgaataacttttaaaaaatgtattcgtACATactattcatttttttttatatctgtgtccatattatccatgagtttctagtggatagaccatatggtttaGAGAAAATAGCCTGAAAAGtgaacatctaatcaacaatggcattattttcaatgaACTCTACAACTCTTCCAACTGTTgtcttttttcacaactgccgcCAGTTTGGCTGCAAAACATTAACAACaaagacatattgacatagtaaaatatATCAAATAATATGgaaaggatatttcatgctgaaaacTTCCTATTAAATACCAACCACATAGATCAACACAACATAATCCCTTTTTCCCTGGAAACAACAGCCATTGTGGATCCAATCAAAGATAGAGAAACATGAAAACCAAAACATCCCATTCTTATGTAGTCTATCTCACACAGTTTCTTGTAAACTATGAATGCATGGTTGTACTTTTGGTTTACCCTCGTTTGAATAGAAAGGTGTGATACTTATATCAGGTGAACAGTCCCATTCTGTCCAACGATGAAGTACTATTAAATGGGGACtaagcagttgaaacaataacaaagcgcatcccctcccctcccctgtttGGATAAAAAGCTgaggagaggggctggagaaatttaaccactctcaaattcatggacagatgcaaggattgaccatctatgatatcaacattatagttttattcATTTTTTGAGGCTattatttgtttacatttactttgtttacaaacattggagtaaaacaagcttatattttgtgaCACAGTTGATCTAAGcccatgaggcatttctaagttatattcttcaagaatcaatggttacatacaatatatatacaaaagtatgtgaacaccccttcacatcagtggatttggctatttcagacacacccgTTGCTtgtaggtgtataaaatcgagcacacagccatgcaatctcgatagacagacattggcagtaaaatggccttactgaagagctcagtgactttcaatgtgacaCCATCATATGATGTCACCTTTTCAACAAGTTAatttgtcaaatgtctgcccttctagagcttccctggtcaactgtaagtgctgttgttgtgaagtggaaacgtctaggagcaacaacagctcagctgggAAGTgtgtaagccacacaagctcacagaatgggaccgccgagtgctgaagcgcgtggcGAGTaataattgtctgtcctcggttgcaacacacaCCGAGTTCCGAACTGCCTCTGTAAGCaaggtcagcacaagaactgttcttcaggagtttcatgaaatcggtttccatggccgagcagcagcacacaagcctaagatcacaatgtgcAATGCCAACCGTTGGTTGGagaggtgtaaagctcgccgccattggactctggaagaGGTGGAaccacgttctctggagtgatgaatcgtgCTTCACCATCTGctagtccgacggacgaatctgggtttggtggatgccaggagaacgcagcctaccccaatgcatagtgccaactgtaaagtttggtggaggaggaataaaggtctggggctgtttgtcatggaatgggctagaccccttagttccagtgagggaaaatcttaacactacaatatacaatgacattctagatgattatgTGCCACCAACTTTGtgggaacagtttggggaaggccctttcttatttcagcaggacaattcccccgtgcacaaagtgaggtccatacagaaatggtctgtcgagattgatgtggaagaacttgactggcctgcacagagccctgccctcaaccccatcgaacaccttttggatgaattggaacgctgactgcgagccacgcctaatcgcccaacatcaatgcccgacctcactaatggtattgtggctgaatggaagcaagtccctgcagcaatgttccaacatctagtggaaagccttcccagaacagtggaggctgttatagcagcaaggggGGAACCAACCccatattaacgcccatgattttggaatgagatgttcgatgagcagatgtccacatagttttggttatgtagtgtatcaTTAATTGATAAGTACAAAAAATGGATATAGCAACTGCCGATTGGCCCTAAGTCAACAGAGATTTAAGATTCCAGTACTAGACAATAGGCTGGTCTCTTTGGCCTGCACCTTCCCATGGTCTTATATCCACATAAAACCAATTTTACAAAACATTATTTCAAGAAATTATGATGTAGCTTTATTTGTCTGACGCATTTTTCACTTCACTCATTTTATTTATTACATCTTATTTTActttgtggattttttttttagtGTCACGTGCAAACACATACTGCTTTATAAACTTGACAATTTGCTTGTGTGTGCATGACATCAAACAAAGCTAACCCCTCTTCCTCTTTTCTAGCATCAATGGACCTGTCAATCATCCTCCacacctttctcctcctcttttccaTCAGTGGAGTTCTTGGAGTGTGCCCAGATGGATGCCAGTGCAGAGACAGCAAAATCCTCTGTCAAGGCAGGTCAATCACAGAGTTCCCGTCCTCAGTGCCTGGCTCTACCACCAACTTCTACATCTCCAACACCAACATTACCACTCTCAAACCCCATGACTTGGCTGCTTTTGCCGAGGCCCTTGGCATCTTTGTGGTCAAAGACACTGGGATCAGAGAGGTGTTCCCTGGCACCTTTGACCTCAGTCATAACCTGGGTGCCCTGGGCTTCACCGGCACTGAGCTGAAAGACCTGCCTGAGGCCCTGTTTCTAAATCTGGTGAAGCTGGAATCTCTGACTCTGAGCGGCAACAAGTTCCTGGTGCTCCGCCCTGCCTGGCTCAACTCCCTCACTGCTCTTAGGAACCTGGACATAGGCAAGAACCTCATCACGTCTGTACCTGAGGAGGCCTTTCGCTCCGTCACTGAGCTGCAGCATCTCTCCCTAGCCAGGAATAACATCAGTCAGTTCTCAAGGGACACCTTCAGGGGCCTGAGAAATCTCAAATCCCTGCGTCTGAACCGAAACGCTCTCAAGGAGATCCCTGCTGGAGCGTTGGATGACCTGGTGAGCCTGGAGGAGATTTCTCTGCAGGATAACGACATCACTCATCTCCCCGCTAACCTGTTCTCCCAGCTGCAGAGCCTGCAGAAGCTTTATCTCTCCAGCAACCGGCTGACTTCCCTCCCACAGGGGATTTTCCTCAACCTCCCAAACTTGGCCCAGATCTCCCTGTATGAGAATGAGCTCCAGAGTCTGTCCCCAGGGGTTTTTGGGCCCATGGCCCTGAAGGAGCTGTGGCTGTATGACAACCGGCTGACACGCCTGGAGGACAAAACCTTCAGCAACCTGACCCAGCTACGTCTGCTGGTGCTGAGCCGGAACCAGATCAGCTCTGTGTCCCCCAGGGCCTTCAGTGGGCTGGCCGAGCTGGGGGAAGTTTCCCTGCACACCAACTTCCTCACCAGCCTGCAGGAAGGGACCTTCCAGGGGCTGCCCAAGCTGGTCAACATCTCCCTCAAGCACAACTACATCAGATCCCTCCCCGCAGGGCTTCTCCAGGGCCAGTCCCAACTTGGCCAGCTGGTCCTCCACAACAACTCCCTACCCAACCTGCCCTCACAGCTCCTCAGCACCCTAACGGTGGCCAAGGAGGTGCTGCTGGCTGACAACCCCTGGAGGTGCGACCAAGACATTGTGCCACTGCGAGACTGGCTAACACGGCACCCCACCAAGACCAACCTCAGTGCTGTGGTGTGCCTCACGCCCTCTGCCCTGAGCGGTTACAGCATAGCAAACCTGACCAACGACGAGCTGATGCAGGATACTACGACAGCCGTCCCTGATATCGCCCccacagagaagaggaggaaacccCACACCCCCCCTCCCAAGACAAGCACCCCCTCTCCTGCTGCAGAGGCCACACCCACCCAGGAGCAGGG
The Salmo salar chromosome ssa16, Ssal_v3.1, whole genome shotgun sequence DNA segment above includes these coding regions:
- the LOC106574088 gene encoding leucine-rich repeat-containing protein 15, with protein sequence MDLSIILHTFLLLFSISGVLGVCPDGCQCRDSKILCQGRSITEFPSSVPGSTTNFYISNTNITTLKPHDLAAFAEALGIFVVKDTGIREVFPGTFDLSHNLGALGFTGTELKDLPEALFLNLVKLESLTLSGNKFLVLRPAWLNSLTALRNLDIGKNLITSVPEEAFRSVTELQHLSLARNNISQFSRDTFRGLRNLKSLRLNRNALKEIPAGALDDLVSLEEISLQDNDITHLPANLFSQLQSLQKLYLSSNRLTSLPQGIFLNLPNLAQISLYENELQSLSPGVFGPMALKELWLYDNRLTRLEDKTFSNLTQLRLLVLSRNQISSVSPRAFSGLAELGEVSLHTNFLTSLQEGTFQGLPKLVNISLKHNYIRSLPAGLLQGQSQLGQLVLHNNSLPNLPSQLLSTLTVAKEVLLADNPWRCDQDIVPLRDWLTRHPTKTNLSAVVCLTPSALSGYSIANLTNDELMQDTTTAVPDIAPTEKRRKPHTPPPKTSTPSPAAEATPTQEQGEDTGSGRGNGEGVSRNTQIIITAVVCTAVITSLIVCCVCWRRNKRGSRNLGRRNKNNSVI